tgcacgcgtatgttgccaaatcagtagttgatatggcaactccgacgtttgattgcctccagggatcggtcatctactccgatcgtgaggagtttacccttgccctccaccttgcttctgagactctccatagtcgggtatggagatcttcactCTGGGCGGTTAGGAGGTCCATAAGGACtattctattgtcgcggcttttggcagaaaaattgTCACCATGTGgcctcctggtatatcatccccagcacatgttgatagTTCCACCCCTTTCCAGcgtggcaatctaggaactatggttctaatccattctgcaGTGTTCtctgtcgcgcagtccaccaataGAAGgcttggtcgaaagcgtatcccggtgtaCACAAGTTttgaagtccatcccttgcacatctgcctgacgacaaggtcctcaatggtttcctgctcctcacgagtgagtatttgctcgggaaacatttttggcagtatggccagtcgaatgcccttgaccgcattaGCAtaactaatggcgggcttcctgagtgcTGCCTTCACttctgacctgcccgggttttctaccgccttgggttcaggtttggattttttgggagcattcccttcatgggGGCTAATCTctactgctccccgctttctcggctccggtagagacgGCTTAGGTctctcctgagccttcttaagggcttcTTCTCGTTTCAgggcttccttcagatagcgcaggtaccactTAACATCTgcaccactgagacctgtctccttcctgacatctgatatatttatctcagacgtgcttttgctggtccctgctctttgagcagtggcgttcgttggttgttgtccacgcagtatgccaatgttaaccttggatccactgcttgacgtcccaacttctcccttcttgggtgtaatcacctggctctcagtatttcggagatgtgcctccgcctgattaaccagtttttgtgcggtacggggccccgcttttttggttttcgttttcttttctttgttgtttatactcatttgattcctacgagtatgggggttaggaggtctgccgtgccatagcctcccgtagcacggtaaggtctaacttactcactgaggcgaccaggtatcagtgagactccgttcgaatacagtcagttaccggcgactgcaaactatccaatgggcacggttggcataacaccctggattgggggaggtgtttttcgactctccagtctagatctgtagcgttttgttaataagagggtcacctcgtacagggtgtggctatcaccactcactaacggtcttggtaaacGAGAGGCTTGACTTctgaaaagccacgcaccgccccagaggagagacagctcatcctcagagagagataggttggcctcattgggctatgttccgcgtcagtctatcctgcagtgcactgcttgaccccaagcCGCTCTTAGCTAGTGCGTTCGTCGTCAGCGCCGAGACGGTTCACTCGTAATTCATATCGATTACGGATGTTCACCACCAAAATATCCTTCGAAAGTTAATATTATTGTCATTTCCTCCTGTTTCACtggttaacaatttttttttcttttcaggaaCACGGCTCGGTTTCCCTCACCCCAAAGGAATGTACGATGTCGGACTACCATCACACAAGTCACTATTCCGTATCCAAGCTGAGCGCATCCTGAAACTTCAAGAGTTGGCTTACGAGACTACAGGCAAACACGGTTACATCACGTGGTACATAATGACATCCGAACACACTATCGAGCCCACTTTGGACTACTTCAAGGCGAACAGCttcttcggcttgaaaaaggaaaatatcaaaaTGTTTACACAAGGATCATTACCGTGTTTCGAATTCGACGGAAAAATCATTTTAGATCAGAAGCACAGAATAGCTCGCGCTCCTGACGGCAATGGAGGTATCTACCGGGCTTTGCGAGACCAAGGAGTCTTAGATGATATGGCACGCAGAGGAGTACTATACCTGCATGCCCATAGCGTTGATAATATTTTGACTAAAGTTGCTGACCCAgttttcattggatattgtgtTCAAGAGAATGCCGATTGTGCGGCTAAGGTTGTGGAAAAATCACATCCTAGCGAAGCTGTAGGAGTTGTTTGTGTCGTGGATGGAAAATATCAAGTTGTAGAGTATAGTGAAATATCAGCTAAAACTGCCGAATTACGAAACTCAGACGGAAGACTGACATTTAGCGCTGGAAATATATGCAATCATTTCTTCACGGCCGCCTTCTTAAATCGAATCGGCTCCATTTATGAAAAGGAGCTCAAATTGCATGTTGCCAAGAAAAAGATTCCATTCGTCGACAATTCAGGCAAACGTATTACACCTGAGAAACCGAACGGTATCAAGATTGAGAAATTCATTTTTGATGTGttcgaatttgcacagaaatttGTTGCCATGGAGGTGCCGCGTGATGAAGAGTTTAGCGCATTGAAAAATAACGATAGTGTTGGCAAGGATTGTCCATTGACTAGTCGACGAGATCTATTCCGTTTGCATAAGAAGTATATCGAGAATGCTGGAGGCATTGTGCATGGTGATGTTTGTGAGATTTCACCATTCCTTACATATGCAGGTGAAAATTTAGAGAGTTTAGTTCGAGGTAAATCATTCACGAGTCCTGTGTATTTGCGAAGCAATCAGGATCCAATGAATGGTCATCTATAGAGTGGAGAGGGGTTGGTTCCTTATTAAATTAGATGATGACTGCGAGTGTTATGCATTATGGTTAAGAGTTTATTAGGATTGCTGTTGTttgtttcatttcaaatttgtttGGAAGGGGTCTGAATGCAATTCATTCGATGATTTCTCCTGAGATACGGATAAAAGTATTCATTAATCTAAAACTTCTATCGAATTGACGGCATGATAAGGATTTTATAGCACATAATCACGTTGCATTGCTGCTTGTACTGCGTTTTCGCGTGCACATCCTGCTCGCAGTCGTTAAACTTATGCATTGCCCTTAGAGTAGTTTCAGTGAAGTCCCCATTTGTGTCACCGTAAATAACGTACAAGCACCTCTTGGAcgacaaatgcattcaattcaattcaacccCGGCGAGAAATCACTATCGTAAAGATCAGAGCGATCATAAATCACTCCTGATGTTGATTTGAATAGAATAGGCCTTGGACATAGAATTGCAGATTCTCTCAGCAGAATTGAAATGGAACAAATAATGGTTGGCTGTAAATGATAGATTGTTTTAGTCCACCTTTGAGATTATTCTTTTGTCTATATGCCACTTGGACgtgtatgtatatttagcaaATAGAATCCTCTCTTTATTTTCGCTTCTGTACATTTTACGCTCGATATATGAAATATGATTCCATTATGAGCTAAGTgatgttttctttttccttaaataaacttagaagacttctcggtcgCATGTGAATTTATTCACAACTATATAATATTATTGTAtttgtaaattattattattactttataaTTGTAAATTGGTTAgaagaaatgataaaaaaaatgaataatcaTTCGTCAGAGAAGTTGCCTATATTTGATAAGAAACAATTGTATTATTGAAAGTTGATCGTTCAATTCGGACTCTTTTTCGATGACTCAAAATTGTATAA
The window above is part of the Hermetia illucens chromosome 3, iHerIll2.2.curated.20191125, whole genome shotgun sequence genome. Proteins encoded here:
- the LOC119650774 gene encoding UDP-N-acetylhexosamine pyrophosphorylase produces the protein MTVFENLRERLVKAQQDHLLKFWDELSIEEQQQLCEDISELNFNELKTYYERATACLEENSGTLDDRIQPIPDSKLVSISRSSESTIEDYRQEGYRQISEGHVGVLLMAGGQGTRLGFPHPKGMYDVGLPSHKSLFRIQAERILKLQELAYETTGKHGYITWYIMTSEHTIEPTLDYFKANSFFGLKKENIKMFTQGSLPCFEFDGKIILDQKHRIARAPDGNGGIYRALRDQGVLDDMARRGVLYLHAHSVDNILTKVADPVFIGYCVQENADCAAKVVEKSHPSEAVGVVCVVDGKYQVVEYSEISAKTAELRNSDGRLTFSAGNICNHFFTAAFLNRIGSIYEKELKLHVAKKKIPFVDNSGKRITPEKPNGIKIEKFIFDVFEFAQKFVAMEVPRDEEFSALKNNDSVGKDCPLTSRRDLFRLHKKYIENAGGIVHGDVCEISPFLTYAGENLESLVRGKSFTSPVYLRSNQDPMNGHL